The sequence below is a genomic window from Myxococcus xanthus.
GCCCCCTTGACCAGCTCCCGCACCAGCCGCTCGTGCGTCCTGGCATCTCCCATCACCCAGCCCGCGCCGTGGACGAACATCAGCACCGGCAGGCGCTCCTTGCTCCCCTTCGGCCGGAAGAGCAGCGTCCGGACGGAGCCCCTGGGCCCCACGGGCAGCTTGCGCTCCTCCACGTCCGCGTCTGGCATGGGCACTGGAATCGACTGCGCCTCGAGGAGGACTTCCCGTGCCTGCTCTGGCGTCAGGGTGTACAGCGGCGGGCTGTTCGAGGCCGCCAGGTCCGAGACGAACTTCTGCGTGGAAGGGTCCAGGTTCATGCGCGCTGCTCCTTGGTCCGGCGCCCGGGACGGACGCCGCCGGAAAGGTGCCAACCCGGGCGCGAGCGTCAGCAACCATGCGGGCAAGGACCCGACGCGGCGCCAGCGGGCGCGGCAGGCCCTGTCTGGGCTAGACTCCGCGTTCGCATTCACAGAGGAGCGATGGATGAACCGCTTCGCGCTGCGCGACCTCACGGACCGCCTCGACGCCCAGACCCAACACGAAGACATCGTCCGCATCCTCGCCACCCGGGAGTTCCCCTGGGACGTCGAACAGGCGCTCAGCTTCGCGCTGTTCCGCACCTACGCGGTGCCCAGCATCGGCGTCCTCCTGCACGACACGGACGAGTTCACCCAGCGCACCCAGAAGCGCTACGACGACACCGTGCTCATCCTGGACACCATCCTGGAGCACGGCATGGCCAGCCAGGAAGGCCGGAGCGCCTTCCGGCGCATGAATCAGATGCACGGCGCCTATGACATCTCCAACGATGACATGCGCTACGTGCTCTCCACCTTCGTGGTGATGCCGGTGCGCTGGATTGCGGACTTCGGCTGGCGGCCCTTCACGCCGCATGAAGTGACGGGCTGGACGAACTACTACCGCGCCGTCGGCCGCCACATGGGCATC
It includes:
- a CDS encoding oxygenase MpaB family protein; protein product: MNRFALRDLTDRLDAQTQHEDIVRILATREFPWDVEQALSFALFRTYAVPSIGVLLHDTDEFTQRTQKRYDDTVLILDTILEHGMASQEGRSAFRRMNQMHGAYDISNDDMRYVLSTFVVMPVRWIADFGWRPFTPHEVTGWTNYYRAVGRHMGIQDIPETYEAFTSLMDGYEATHFAFDARSKAVADATLELLTTFPPTNLAPKRLVTLFARTLMEDALLDAFHYPHPSSLSRKVFRLALKARGTFVRYALSPKKEPAYARQRANIRSYPDGYAVESLGTFPRTCPVKHGAAAEGSPQRAPSKGGP